The Pricia mediterranea genome includes a window with the following:
- a CDS encoding Gfo/Idh/MocA family protein, whose amino-acid sequence MSKKKMSKETAGRSRRNFVKNSGLAAAGFMIVPRHVLGGPGFVAPSDTLNIAGIGVGGKGRSDLSSFAESPNVNIVALCDVDDRQAAEAREAYPKAKYYHDFREMLDKEKNNIDAVSVSTPDHNHAPAAYKAMEMGKHVYVQKPLTHDIWEARMLTEAAKKFKVVTQMGNQGGSGDGVRKMKEIYEAGLIGDVHTVHCWTNRPIWPQALETPTKKDKIPKGLNWDLWLGTAEQRDYNDAYLPFDWRGWSDFGTGALGDMACHIMDPVYRILPILYPTTVECSVSDAFKGKFETADYPKSFPNSSTIYLKYPRTDGQGSVDVSWMDGGLRPARPDELGDDEAFGNWDGGVLFIGTNGKLLADCYGENPRLLPLTLNEQINVKETIPRVPEGHYLQWVNACMAGYGNAETSSSFDYAGPFTESILIGNLALKSYFEVDPSAENKSFWGGGKQFWGRKRLQWDADNMKITNFEPANKYVKRTYRDGYSVG is encoded by the coding sequence ATGTCAAAAAAGAAAATGAGCAAGGAGACTGCTGGCCGGTCCCGTAGAAATTTCGTAAAAAACTCTGGTCTTGCAGCCGCCGGATTTATGATCGTACCCCGCCACGTACTTGGCGGTCCGGGATTTGTGGCCCCCAGCGACACGTTAAACATTGCGGGCATTGGCGTCGGCGGAAAGGGCAGAAGTGATTTGTCATCCTTTGCCGAAAGTCCGAATGTCAACATTGTTGCGTTATGTGATGTAGATGACCGTCAGGCCGCCGAAGCTAGGGAGGCATACCCCAAAGCCAAGTATTATCACGATTTCAGGGAAATGCTGGATAAGGAGAAAAACAACATAGACGCCGTTTCCGTATCGACCCCGGATCACAACCATGCCCCGGCAGCCTATAAGGCTATGGAAATGGGGAAGCACGTTTACGTTCAAAAACCGCTTACGCATGATATCTGGGAGGCCCGGATGCTTACCGAGGCGGCCAAAAAATTCAAGGTGGTCACCCAAATGGGAAATCAGGGCGGATCCGGGGACGGGGTGCGCAAAATGAAGGAAATTTATGAGGCAGGATTGATCGGGGACGTACATACCGTACACTGCTGGACCAATCGGCCCATCTGGCCCCAAGCTTTGGAAACCCCGACTAAAAAAGATAAAATACCGAAAGGTTTAAACTGGGATTTGTGGTTGGGAACTGCTGAGCAGCGGGATTACAACGATGCCTACCTACCCTTCGATTGGCGTGGCTGGTCCGACTTCGGCACAGGGGCCCTTGGCGATATGGCCTGTCATATTATGGACCCGGTATATAGAATTCTCCCGATTCTATACCCCACTACGGTAGAATGCAGTGTATCCGATGCCTTTAAGGGAAAATTCGAGACCGCCGACTACCCGAAGAGTTTTCCGAACTCAAGTACGATATACCTGAAATATCCGAGGACGGATGGGCAGGGCAGTGTCGATGTGAGCTGGATGGACGGGGGATTGCGTCCCGCTAGACCCGACGAACTGGGCGACGACGAGGCCTTCGGAAACTGGGATGGCGGCGTATTATTTATCGGTACCAATGGAAAATTGCTGGCGGACTGCTACGGTGAGAACCCACGCTTACTACCTTTGACCCTTAACGAACAGATCAACGTAAAAGAGACCATCCCGCGGGTACCTGAAGGCCACTATTTGCAGTGGGTCAACGCCTGTATGGCAGGCTACGGCAATGCGGAGACCAGTTCTTCCTTTGATTATGCCGGTCCATTTACCGAAAGCATACTGATCGGTAACCTGGCATTGAAATCCTACTTCGAAGTCGATCCCAGCGCTGAAAACAAAAGCTTCTGGGGCGGTGGCAAGCAGTTCTGGGGCAGAAAGCGCCTTCAGTGGGATGCCGACAACATGAAAATCACCAATTTCGAACCCGCCAATAAATACGTGAAGCGTACGTACAGAGACGGATATTCGGTAGGATAA
- the thiL gene encoding thiamine-phosphate kinase, with translation MLEDKNQERTALEEMGEFALIDHLTQNFPVSRESTLKAIGDDAAVLDFKDKKTIVTTDMLVEGVHFDLSYMPLKHLGYKAVMANLSDVYAMNATATQIAVSVAVSNRFPLEALEEFYAGIALACQIFKVDLIGGDTTSSTTGMLISITALGEAQEDDIVYRSGAKPNDLLVVSGDLGGAYMGLQVLEREKEVFKVNPNSQPDLSPYSYIVERQLKPEARKDIVELFKKLEVRPTAMIDISDGLSSEILHLCKNSEVGCNLFEEKIPLDPTVITACEEFKIDSTLVALSGGEDYELLCTIDQKDFDKIKGNPNLSIIGHMTDNAEGAHMVTRANAKIPLKAQGWTSFDASSQ, from the coding sequence ATGTTAGAAGACAAGAACCAAGAACGTACCGCGCTCGAGGAAATGGGTGAATTCGCATTGATCGACCACTTGACCCAAAATTTCCCGGTTTCGCGCGAATCCACGTTAAAAGCTATCGGCGATGATGCCGCCGTACTTGATTTCAAGGATAAAAAAACAATCGTTACTACTGATATGCTCGTTGAGGGCGTGCACTTCGACCTGAGTTATATGCCGCTGAAGCATTTGGGCTACAAGGCAGTCATGGCCAACCTTTCCGATGTCTATGCCATGAACGCCACCGCCACCCAGATCGCGGTTTCGGTTGCGGTTTCGAACCGATTTCCCCTAGAAGCCCTAGAGGAATTTTATGCGGGAATCGCCTTGGCCTGCCAAATTTTCAAGGTAGACCTCATCGGGGGAGATACGACCTCATCGACTACTGGAATGCTGATTAGCATCACCGCCCTTGGGGAGGCCCAAGAAGACGATATCGTGTACCGCAGCGGCGCCAAGCCCAACGACCTTTTGGTCGTCAGCGGCGATCTGGGAGGTGCCTACATGGGATTACAGGTGCTAGAACGTGAAAAGGAAGTCTTTAAGGTGAACCCCAACTCCCAACCCGACCTCTCGCCCTATTCCTATATCGTAGAACGACAATTGAAGCCAGAGGCCCGAAAGGATATCGTCGAACTGTTTAAAAAACTGGAAGTGAGGCCCACGGCGATGATCGATATCAGCGACGGCCTGTCCTCCGAAATCCTGCATCTCTGTAAAAACAGTGAGGTGGGCTGTAACCTTTTCGAGGAAAAGATTCCTTTGGACCCAACCGTAATAACTGCGTGCGAGGAATTTAAAATCGATAGTACCTTGGTCGCTTTGAGTGGCGGGGAAGATTATGAACTCTTGTGCACCATCGATCAAAAGGATTTCGATAAGATAAAAGGTAATCCTAATTTGAGCATTATAGGTCATATGACCGATAATGCCGAAGGAGCGCATATGGTTACCCGTGCGAATGCCAAGATACCCCTGAAGGCGCAGGGGTGGACTTCTTTTGACGCCTCGTCACAATGA
- a CDS encoding alpha/beta fold hydrolase, whose translation MRRIVALRRIASVGSVVLLGVALFACVSVPKIDKESKNTIKRVMKQPPPQLVSGQIGFANSQGWEVWYESINPKDTDKGTVVLIMGAANDALSWPLDFISVFTHAGYRVVRYDHRGTGLTTSKKGWDRKDPYTLSDMARDPLVILDTLGIEKAHFVGASMGGMIAQLVAIEHPERTLSLTSIMSSANIFDDTLSQTDPEILPKMISAVVKHGILSGKKGKIKLQLVHKKILMGDATGNIAVEPLAEAAFYNLTERNGYRFKTGRHHQKAIAQSGSRYDALAQLRIPVLVVHGKQDPVIPIAHGEKMAETVPDADSLWLNNMGHDLPETLLDTIAKRIIKNF comes from the coding sequence ATGAGACGAATTGTTGCGTTACGGAGAATTGCCTCCGTCGGGTCAGTGGTGCTGCTCGGCGTCGCGCTTTTCGCCTGTGTTTCGGTTCCGAAAATAGATAAGGAATCAAAAAACACCATCAAGAGGGTCATGAAGCAGCCTCCACCCCAGCTTGTTTCCGGCCAGATCGGGTTTGCCAACTCGCAAGGCTGGGAGGTTTGGTACGAAAGCATCAACCCCAAAGATACCGATAAAGGCACAGTAGTTCTGATAATGGGTGCTGCCAACGATGCATTAAGCTGGCCCTTGGATTTTATCTCCGTATTTACGCATGCCGGGTATCGGGTAGTTCGTTATGATCACCGTGGTACCGGCCTTACCACCTCGAAGAAGGGATGGGACCGAAAAGACCCGTACACCCTTTCGGACATGGCCCGAGACCCGCTCGTTATTTTGGACACCCTCGGAATAGAAAAAGCACATTTCGTGGGTGCTTCTATGGGAGGAATGATTGCACAGTTGGTAGCCATTGAACATCCGGAGCGGACCCTGAGTCTGACTTCCATTATGTCATCGGCCAACATTTTCGATGATACCCTGTCTCAAACGGATCCGGAAATCCTTCCCAAGATGATCAGCGCCGTGGTAAAGCATGGGATTCTAAGTGGCAAAAAGGGAAAAATCAAGCTGCAGCTCGTCCACAAGAAAATCTTGATGGGAGATGCAACTGGCAATATTGCGGTAGAACCCCTTGCCGAAGCGGCATTTTACAACCTAACCGAACGAAATGGGTATCGTTTTAAGACCGGCAGGCACCATCAAAAGGCGATAGCGCAGTCCGGTTCAAGATATGATGCGCTGGCCCAACTGCGTATTCCCGTCTTGGTAGTCCATGGAAAACAAGATCCTGTCATCCCCATCGCACACGGCGAAAAAATGGCCGAGACCGTTCCCGATGCCGACAGCCTTTGGTTGAACAACATGGGTCACGACCTGCCGGAAACGCTATTGGATACCATCGCGAAAAGGATTATCAAGAATTTTTAA
- a CDS encoding aminopeptidase P family protein produces the protein MFSSKTYLNRRMHLKRTLKTGLVLMPGNSESPMNYADNWYPFMQDSTFLYYTGINCVSDLWVLIDIDKDRDILFGDDATPEEMVWTGAAEPMVELAEKSGITMVRPLRELETYVTKRRQQGQKIHFLPPYRAALTLQLAELLGMRHSEIATSASVDLIKAVVAQREIKSDEELREIGKAVDTTVAMHTHAIKNSRPGRTELEIAGELQSIAIGAGGNIAFPIILTINGQYLHNHPTQNRLEKGDLVLCDCGAENTMGYTGDMTRTFPAGERFSDLQRNVYDIVLDAHNTAVSGLEPGVMFKDLHLLASTKLVEGLTQIGLMKGNADDAVAAGAHTLFFQCGLGHMMGLDIHDMENLGEQYVGYTPELTKSTEFGLQSLRLGKALQEGFVVTVEPGLYFNPFLIDAWRAEGRFDDFVNYDAVEKMKDFGGIRIEEDFAITASGSKLLGKALAKTPEAIEALKNS, from the coding sequence ATGTTTTCTTCAAAAACTTATCTGAACAGACGCATGCACCTCAAAAGGACCCTAAAAACGGGATTGGTGCTTATGCCGGGCAACAGCGAAAGTCCGATGAACTATGCGGACAACTGGTATCCCTTTATGCAGGATAGTACGTTTCTGTACTACACGGGTATCAATTGCGTTTCCGATTTGTGGGTTCTGATCGATATCGACAAGGATCGCGACATCCTTTTCGGCGACGATGCCACCCCCGAGGAGATGGTGTGGACCGGGGCAGCGGAGCCTATGGTCGAGCTAGCGGAAAAATCGGGGATTACAATGGTCAGACCTTTGAGGGAACTTGAAACCTATGTGACAAAACGAAGACAACAAGGGCAAAAGATACACTTTTTGCCCCCGTATCGCGCAGCTCTTACCTTGCAACTGGCCGAACTTCTTGGCATGCGACACTCTGAAATAGCGACGAGCGCATCCGTAGATCTGATCAAGGCCGTCGTCGCCCAACGGGAGATCAAGTCCGATGAAGAGCTCCGTGAAATCGGCAAGGCGGTGGACACTACGGTTGCCATGCATACGCATGCCATTAAAAACTCCCGGCCCGGAAGAACCGAACTGGAAATTGCCGGCGAGCTGCAATCCATAGCCATCGGTGCGGGCGGAAATATCGCCTTCCCCATCATTTTGACCATAAACGGGCAGTATCTGCACAACCACCCCACGCAAAATAGACTCGAAAAAGGTGATCTGGTGCTCTGCGATTGTGGGGCTGAAAATACGATGGGCTACACGGGTGACATGACCCGTACTTTTCCCGCCGGCGAACGGTTCAGCGACCTGCAAAGAAACGTATATGATATCGTTCTGGATGCCCATAACACGGCCGTTTCCGGCCTCGAACCGGGGGTGATGTTCAAAGACCTACACCTATTGGCCTCCACAAAATTGGTGGAGGGCTTGACGCAGATCGGCCTGATGAAAGGCAATGCCGACGACGCCGTCGCTGCCGGAGCGCATACCCTGTTCTTTCAGTGCGGCCTAGGACATATGATGGGCTTGGATATCCACGACATGGAAAATCTGGGGGAACAGTACGTGGGATATACACCGGAACTAACGAAAAGTACCGAATTCGGCCTCCAATCTTTGCGTTTGGGCAAGGCCCTGCAAGAAGGCTTTGTGGTCACCGTGGAACCCGGACTCTATTTTAATCCCTTTTTGATCGACGCCTGGCGGGCGGAAGGCAGGTTTGACGATTTTGTAAACTACGATGCCGTGGAGAAAATGAAGGATTTTGGGGGAATACGAATCGAAGAAGATTTTGCTATCACGGCATCCGGAAGCAAACTACTTGGTAAAGCCCTAGCAAAAACACCGGAGGCTATTGAAGCGCTTAAAAATTCTTGA
- a CDS encoding sulfatase-like hydrolase/transferase codes for MKKTLMILINCALISGFSAKAQENDNPKVVLITLDGLRWQELFTGADPLLVANKEYVNDTTGLKDEFWKEGVSERREALMPFIWTNVAEMGQIHGNRTLGSKVDLTNTMWFSYPGYNEILTGKADDARIDSNDKIPNPNTTILEIANNDPKYKGKVAAFGSWDVFPYIVNEERSGVPVNAGFELAQGDNLSEREKFLNELQPKVPSPWGSVRLDAFTHYYALEKMKKDHPALIYIAYGETDDFAHDGDYSAYLQSAKTTDAMIKQLWDFTQNDPFYKDNTLFIITTDHGRGTEPLRTWTGHGSDVKGAGSVWMILFGKDVAPKGEVSKEEQLYTLQIAPTVLETLSLTRGDAKMQGMPLPLD; via the coding sequence ATGAAAAAAACACTAATGATTTTAATAAACTGTGCCCTAATATCCGGATTTTCGGCCAAGGCGCAGGAGAACGATAATCCCAAGGTCGTATTGATTACTTTAGATGGTCTACGCTGGCAAGAGCTCTTTACGGGAGCCGACCCGCTATTGGTGGCGAACAAAGAATACGTCAACGACACGACGGGGCTCAAGGATGAATTCTGGAAAGAAGGTGTCAGTGAACGTCGGGAAGCGTTAATGCCTTTTATTTGGACGAATGTCGCCGAAATGGGGCAAATCCATGGCAATCGGACGCTGGGTAGCAAGGTCGACCTGACCAATACAATGTGGTTTTCCTACCCGGGATACAATGAGATTTTGACCGGGAAAGCGGATGATGCCCGCATCGACAGCAACGATAAAATACCCAATCCGAATACGACCATTCTTGAAATCGCCAACAACGATCCAAAATACAAGGGAAAGGTAGCCGCTTTCGGAAGTTGGGACGTGTTTCCCTACATCGTCAATGAAGAGCGTTCGGGCGTGCCGGTCAATGCCGGCTTTGAACTGGCCCAAGGCGATAATCTAAGCGAGCGGGAAAAGTTCCTGAACGAACTGCAACCGAAGGTTCCGAGTCCCTGGGGTTCCGTACGGCTAGATGCCTTTACCCATTATTACGCATTGGAGAAGATGAAAAAGGATCATCCGGCACTTATTTACATCGCTTACGGGGAAACCGACGATTTCGCCCACGATGGGGATTACAGTGCCTATCTACAATCGGCAAAGACCACCGACGCCATGATCAAGCAGTTGTGGGACTTTACCCAAAACGATCCTTTTTATAAAGATAACACCCTTTTTATCATCACCACCGATCACGGCCGGGGCACGGAGCCCTTGAGAACATGGACGGGCCATGGGAGCGACGTAAAGGGCGCCGGAAGTGTCTGGATGATACTCTTCGGAAAAGACGTTGCCCCAAAAGGTGAGGTTTCGAAAGAAGAGCAGTTGTACACTCTCCAGATTGCCCCTACTGTTTTAGAAACGCTTTCGCTAACACGAGGTGATGCCAAAATGCAGGGAATGCCACTTCCACTTGATTGA
- a CDS encoding MATE family efflux transporter, with protein MKTPINFKAINRLAIPATIAGIAEPLLSITDTAIVGNIPVDGVESLAAAGIVGSFLSMLIWVLGQTRSAISAIISQYLGAGRIEEVKTLPAQAIFLNISLAVLVLLSTIYIVEDIFRLFNASGKILEYCVSYYSIRVWGFPLTLFVFAVMGIFRGLQNTYYPMLIAITGAVLNIGLDFLLVYGVEGWIPALYLDGAAWASLIAQGSMAVMAFLLLYLKTDISLKLRLPINPELRRLIGMSLNLFVRTIALNVAMLLAVREATDMGPKYIGAHTIAINLWLFSSFFIDGYGAAANIMGGRLLGARAYDDLWMLAKRISGYGVVVSLVLMGSAFLFYYPIGNIFSNETVVLETFYAVFFILILGLPINTVAFVLDGLFKGLGEMKYLRNTLLAATFLGFIPTLYLGKYLDWKLYGIWMAFTVWMLIRGGALVWKFRKKFRPLLQNA; from the coding sequence TTGAAAACACCGATAAACTTCAAGGCCATTAACCGATTGGCGATTCCCGCGACCATTGCGGGCATTGCCGAGCCGCTATTGTCCATCACCGATACGGCCATTGTCGGCAATATTCCCGTTGACGGGGTAGAATCCCTGGCCGCGGCGGGTATCGTCGGGTCGTTTCTTTCCATGCTGATCTGGGTCTTGGGGCAGACCCGTAGTGCCATATCCGCCATTATTTCACAGTATCTAGGAGCCGGACGGATCGAGGAGGTTAAGACGCTACCCGCACAGGCCATTTTTTTGAATATTTCGCTGGCCGTACTGGTTTTGCTGTCCACCATTTATATTGTCGAAGATATTTTCAGGCTGTTCAACGCTTCCGGAAAGATTTTGGAGTATTGCGTCTCCTACTATTCCATTCGGGTCTGGGGCTTCCCGTTGACCCTGTTCGTATTCGCCGTAATGGGTATTTTCAGGGGATTACAGAACACCTACTATCCCATGCTCATTGCCATAACCGGGGCAGTGCTCAATATCGGTCTCGACTTTCTGTTGGTCTATGGAGTCGAAGGATGGATTCCCGCTCTCTACCTCGACGGCGCCGCATGGGCCAGCCTGATCGCCCAGGGCAGCATGGCCGTTATGGCGTTCTTACTCCTCTACCTGAAGACGGATATCAGCTTGAAGCTGCGCCTCCCCATCAACCCCGAACTGAGGCGGCTGATCGGTATGAGCCTTAACCTTTTCGTCAGGACCATTGCCTTGAATGTCGCCATGCTGCTGGCGGTGCGGGAGGCTACGGATATGGGTCCGAAGTATATCGGTGCCCATACGATTGCGATCAATCTGTGGCTGTTTTCGTCCTTTTTTATCGATGGATACGGCGCGGCGGCCAATATCATGGGAGGACGGCTTTTGGGCGCGAGGGCCTATGACGATTTATGGATGCTGGCCAAAAGAATCTCCGGCTATGGGGTCGTGGTCAGTCTTGTATTGATGGGGAGCGCGTTCTTGTTCTACTATCCGATTGGAAATATTTTCTCTAACGAGACGGTCGTGCTCGAGACCTTCTATGCCGTATTCTTTATCTTGATATTGGGATTGCCCATCAACACTGTGGCATTTGTACTGGATGGACTTTTCAAGGGATTGGGAGAAATGAAATATTTAAGGAATACTTTGCTCGCGGCCACTTTTTTGGGCTTTATTCCGACGCTCTATCTCGGAAAGTATCTGGACTGGAAGCTTTACGGTATTTGGATGGCCTTTACCGTTTGGATGCTCATCCGGGGTGGTGCCTTGGTCTGGAAATTCAGGAAGAAGTTTCGGCCGTTGCTGCAAAACGCTTAA
- a CDS encoding enoyl-CoA hydratase/isomerase family protein, whose amino-acid sequence MQADRQNGSLYTSINGKVATVEFGHPAGNSFTLEMLNRFADKIHKLSENDAITIIVLKSEGDRAFCGGASFDELTAISNLEEGKVFFSGFANVINAMRKCTKPIVARVQGKTVGGGVGLAAACDYVFAAEAASIRLSELSIGIAPLVIAPAVARKIGAAALSEMSLSPKEWKSAYWAQDKGLFSKVFDDLKELEKELDFFADQLSKYNPDALAQWKNVLWEGTSDWDSLLTERAAVTGKLVLSEFTKNALTKFKK is encoded by the coding sequence ATGCAAGCAGACAGACAGAACGGAAGCCTTTATACCAGTATCAACGGCAAGGTCGCGACGGTGGAATTCGGACATCCTGCCGGGAATTCTTTCACGCTGGAAATGCTGAACAGGTTCGCCGACAAAATCCACAAGCTGTCCGAAAATGATGCCATCACGATCATCGTACTCAAATCGGAAGGCGACCGGGCCTTTTGCGGCGGGGCGTCTTTCGACGAACTGACGGCAATTTCAAACCTCGAAGAAGGCAAGGTCTTTTTTAGCGGCTTTGCAAATGTCATCAACGCCATGCGAAAATGTACCAAACCCATTGTGGCAAGGGTGCAGGGCAAGACCGTCGGCGGGGGTGTAGGGCTGGCCGCCGCCTGCGACTATGTTTTCGCAGCCGAGGCGGCATCCATCCGCTTATCGGAGCTTTCCATCGGCATTGCGCCCTTGGTCATCGCACCCGCCGTTGCCCGAAAAATCGGTGCGGCTGCACTGTCCGAGATGTCCCTCTCCCCCAAAGAGTGGAAAAGTGCCTACTGGGCACAGGATAAGGGACTCTTTTCCAAGGTTTTCGACGACCTCAAGGAACTGGAGAAGGAACTGGATTTCTTTGCGGACCAGTTATCCAAATACAACCCAGATGCCTTGGCCCAATGGAAAAATGTGCTTTGGGAAGGCACTTCAGATTGGGATAGTCTACTGACAGAACGTGCCGCCGTTACGGGAAAGCTGGTCCTCTCCGAATTCACGAAAAACGCCTTGACAAAATTCAAAAAGTAG
- a CDS encoding Fpg/Nei family DNA glycosylase, producing MPELPEVHGYKVYIDSTSLHKNITAFDCRDTKLLKMPKSDFEKYLLGEAFTETRRIGKYLFLRTTGPKALVMHFGMTGRPNYYKDKADRSKFGHIEITFENGFHLAFENKRKFGWWDLADSIESFKNDRGLSDDARDLSLEDFKASLSNRKTHVKKILMDQGVAAGVGNWMADEILYQAKIHPEKKVGDMSDEDIEAVFDAMKKVIETAIEHDAHYSDFPENFLMHFRKEGATCYHTGDEIQKIKVGGRTTYFSPAWQGL from the coding sequence ATGCCAGAACTTCCCGAAGTACACGGGTATAAAGTCTATATCGACAGCACGTCGCTGCACAAAAACATTACGGCTTTCGACTGTCGCGACACAAAATTGCTTAAAATGCCTAAGTCGGATTTTGAGAAATACCTGTTGGGCGAAGCGTTTACCGAAACGAGGCGTATCGGTAAATATCTGTTTCTTCGCACCACCGGGCCCAAAGCGCTCGTCATGCATTTCGGGATGACCGGTCGCCCCAACTACTACAAAGATAAAGCGGACCGGTCGAAATTCGGGCATATCGAAATCACGTTCGAAAACGGGTTCCATCTGGCCTTCGAAAACAAACGAAAGTTCGGATGGTGGGACCTTGCCGATTCCATCGAATCTTTCAAAAACGACCGTGGGTTGAGCGATGACGCTCGCGACCTGTCGTTGGAGGATTTTAAAGCATCCTTAAGCAACCGTAAAACGCACGTCAAGAAAATCTTGATGGATCAGGGCGTGGCCGCCGGAGTAGGGAATTGGATGGCCGACGAAATCCTGTACCAGGCTAAAATCCATCCTGAGAAAAAGGTGGGGGACATGTCCGACGAGGATATCGAGGCCGTATTCGACGCCATGAAAAAAGTCATCGAGACCGCCATAGAGCACGACGCCCATTACAGCGATTTTCCGGAGAATTTTTTGATGCATTTTAGGAAAGAGGGCGCGACCTGCTATCATACTGGAGATGAAATACAGAAAATAAAGGTAGGGGGGCGTACGACCTATTTCTCTCCCGCATGGCAAGGGCTTTAG
- a CDS encoding DUF1801 domain-containing protein, whose translation MKINRLLTNICSDDLSTSKNFYTKLFDLEVDYDSDWFVHLTSKEKRLEPGIIDRAPDKIETYPIPIHPKTMTRETNSYYLHQEEPNKSCLLALRKIILEMDEKVTETRKYGMPCFCYRKKMFCYLWTDKKTKEPYILFVEGNHLDHSDLERGNRSRMKIFRVDPKKDLPLEAIELLLNKALNLYRNGTIKIK comes from the coding sequence ATGAAAATAAACAGATTATTAACAAACATCTGCTCGGATGACCTATCCACCAGCAAAAACTTCTACACCAAGTTGTTCGACTTGGAGGTGGATTACGACAGCGATTGGTTCGTTCATTTGACCTCGAAAGAAAAACGACTCGAACCCGGTATCATCGACCGTGCCCCTGATAAAATCGAAACATACCCTATTCCAATACATCCCAAAACAATGACCCGCGAAACCAACTCCTACTATCTCCACCAAGAAGAACCCAACAAAAGTTGTCTGCTGGCCCTGCGTAAAATCATTCTGGAAATGGACGAGAAGGTTACCGAGACCCGTAAATATGGCATGCCCTGCTTCTGTTACCGAAAAAAGATGTTCTGCTATCTGTGGACGGATAAAAAAACGAAAGAACCTTACATTCTATTTGTGGAAGGCAACCATCTAGACCATTCCGATCTGGAACGGGGAAACCGTTCGCGGATGAAGATTTTTCGGGTCGACCCGAAAAAAGATCTACCGCTGGAAGCTATTGAGCTGTTGTTAAACAAGGCCTTGAATCTATATAGAAACGGGACGATTAAAATTAAATAG
- a CDS encoding alcohol dehydrogenase catalytic domain-containing protein — translation MKAIICPKYGPPEELQLAEVPKPVPKPREVLVKIYATAISDYDWSMVRGRPYLYRLLFGITKPKKPISGMELAGTVEAVGKNVSAFQTGDAVYGDTSETGFGTFAEYACVDAKSLAHKPNGMTFAAAAAIPHAAMLAVRGLIDVGEIQPNQ, via the coding sequence ATGAAAGCTATTATCTGCCCGAAATACGGCCCTCCCGAAGAATTGCAGCTCGCTGAGGTTCCTAAACCCGTTCCAAAGCCTCGTGAGGTTTTGGTCAAAATCTATGCCACCGCCATCAGCGATTACGACTGGAGTATGGTTCGGGGTAGGCCCTACCTCTATCGCCTGCTTTTCGGTATTACCAAGCCAAAAAAACCCATTTCTGGCATGGAACTGGCCGGAACCGTCGAAGCCGTGGGCAAAAATGTTTCCGCTTTCCAAACAGGCGATGCAGTATACGGCGATACATCGGAAACCGGTTTTGGAACTTTCGCCGAATATGCCTGTGTTGACGCCAAATCCCTTGCCCATAAGCCGAACGGGATGACTTTCGCGGCCGCCGCCGCCATTCCGCACGCGGCCATGTTGGCCGTTCGAGGGCTTATCGACGTGGGCGAGATCCAACCCAACCAGTAG
- a CDS encoding 6-pyruvoyl trahydropterin synthase family protein, which translates to MGKIRITKQFNFETGHALYGYDGKCRNVHGHSYKLSVTVIGTPITDNSHVKLGMVIDFGDLKKIVKEEIVDKLDHATVFNKNTPHVELAKELMQREHQVILADYQPTSENMVIDFAAKIKKRLPKNIQLYSLKLQETETSYAEWFAADN; encoded by the coding sequence ATGGGCAAAATTCGTATCACCAAACAGTTTAATTTCGAGACCGGGCACGCGCTGTACGGTTATGACGGCAAGTGTCGCAACGTGCACGGACACAGTTACAAACTTTCCGTGACAGTCATCGGTACGCCGATTACGGATAACTCGCACGTAAAATTGGGCATGGTCATCGACTTCGGCGACCTGAAAAAAATCGTGAAGGAAGAAATTGTCGATAAGCTCGATCACGCCACGGTCTTTAACAAGAACACGCCGCATGTCGAACTGGCAAAAGAACTGATGCAGCGAGAACATCAGGTCATCTTGGCCGATTATCAGCCGACCAGCGAAAACATGGTCATCGATTTTGCGGCAAAGATCAAGAAGAGATTGCCGAAAAATATTCAACTCTATTCCCTAAAGTTGCAGGAGACCGAAACGTCGTACGCGGAGTGGTTTGCGGCCGACAACTAG